A window from Drosophila kikkawai strain 14028-0561.14 chromosome 2L, DkikHiC1v2, whole genome shotgun sequence encodes these proteins:
- the lola gene encoding longitudinals lacking protein, isoforms H/M/V isoform X14 yields MDDDQQFCLRWNNHQSTLISVFDTLLENETLVDCTLAAEGKFLKAHKVVLSACSPYFATLLQEQYDKHPIFILKDVKYQELRAMMDYMYRGEVNISQDQLAALLKAAESLQIKGLSDNRTGGGSAPKPESTQQQQHHRGKLSGAYTLEQTKRARLATGGAMDASGDVSGSREGSSSPSRRRRKVRRRSMENDAHDNSNSSVLQAVASNQSILQQTGAGLAVSALVSTQLSSGSAAGTSSQASNQQQQPLTSTNVTKKTESAKLTSSTAAPASGTAASVSAQQQQAQQAQTTSDAINTENVQAQSQGGAQGGVEGDDEDMDEASAVGGASAISGPNPASASASAAVHTGVVVKQLASVVDKSSSNHKQQKIKDNSVSSVGSEMVIEPKAEYDDDAHDENVEDLTLDEEDMTMEELDQTAGTSQGGEGSSQTYAWQHDRSQDELGLMAQDAQQRDPQGLLELSLNQMFYYETESPPTSDAAVESRRGKLRSRKKATSGTDIVKKNIMPPPSEQSSSAASLARNANMREDGKVQCPQCPNAYTRISALKRHLEFECGMLENFRCELCDAGFKRKDSLNRHRKKHITTKYLF; encoded by the exons ATGGATGACGATCAGCAGTTCTGCCTGCGGTGGAACAACCACCAGAGCACTCTGATCAGCGTGTTCGACACGTTGCTGGAGAACGAGACTCTAGTCGATTGCACGCTAGCCGCCGAGGGCAAATTTCTCAAGGCCCACAAGGTGGTGCTGTCAGCATGCAGTCCTTACTTTGCT ACCTTACTTCAAGAACAGTACGACAAGCATCCCATCTTCATACTCAAGGATGTCAAGTACCAGGAGCTGCGTGCCATGATGGACTACATGTACCGCGGCGAGGTCAATATCTCGCAGGATCAGCTGGCCGCTTTGCTCAAGGCCGCAGAGTCGCTGCAGATCAAGGGTCTGTCTGACAATCGCACTGGCGGTGGATCGGCACCCAAGCCGGAGTCcacacagcaacagcagcatcatcgcGGCAAGCTTAGTGGCGCCTACACACTAGAGCAGACAAAGCGCGCCCGCCTGGCCACCGGCGGTGCGATGGATGCGTCTGGTGATGTGTCGGGTTCACGCGAGGGCTCTTCGAGTCCTTCGCGTCGTCGCCGGAAAGTCAGACGTCGCAGCATGGAAAATG ATGCCCACGACAACTCCAACTCGTCCGTGTTACAAGCCGTCGCCTCGAATCAGTCAATCCTCCAACAGACGGGCGCTGGGCTCGCGGTCTCCGCTTTGGTCAGCACCCAGCTGTCGAGTGGATCGGCAGCCGGAACCAGCAGCCAAGCGTCgaaccagcaacagcagccattGACCAGCACCAACGTTACCAAAAAGACTGAAAGCGCTAAACTAACATCCTCGACAGCCGCACCTGCGAGCGGAACAGCTGCGTCAGTGTCCGCCCAACAACAGCAGGCCCAACAGGCGCAGACCACAAGCGATGCCATTAATACCGAGAATGTACAAGCCCAGAGCCAAGGCGGCGCCCAAGGCGGCGTCGAAGGTGATGACGAGGACATGGATGAAGCAAGCGCCGTTGGCGGTGCAAGTGCCATCAGTGGTCCCAATCctgcctccgcctccgcctctgCAGCCGTTCATACCGGAGTTGTGGTCAAGCAGTTGGCCAGCGTTGTGGACAAATCGTCGTCAAATCATAAACAACAGAAGATCAAAGACAACAGCGTGTCGTCGGTGGGCTCTGAGATGGTGATTGAACCCAAAGCCGAATACGACGATGATGCGCACGATGAGAACGTAGAGGATTTGACATTGGACGAGGAGGACATGACAATGGAAGAGCTGGACCAGACGGCCGGCACCAGCCAGGGTGGTGAAGGATCTAGTCAAA CATATGCATGGCAGCACGACAGATCTCAGGATGAACTTGGACTAATGGCACAGGATGCGCAGCAACGGGATCCCCAAG GTCTGCTCGAGTTGAGCTTGAATCAAATGTTTTACTATGAAACTGAAAGTCCGCCGACCTCTGACGCCGCTGTTGAATCGCGTCGCGGAAAGCTGCGATCACGTAAGAAGGCCACTAGTGGAACTGACATAGTAAAGAAGAACATAATGCCGCCGCCGTCCGAACAGAGCAGTTCGGCAGCGAGTCTGGCGAGGAACGCGAATATGCGGGAGGATGGCAAGGTGCAGTGTCCGCAGTGTCCGAATGCGTATACGAGGATATCGGCGTTGAAGAGGCACTTGGAGTTTGAGTGCGGAATGTTGGAGAACTTTCGATGCGAGCTGTGCGATGCCGGATTCAAGCGCAAGGACTCGCTGAATCGCCATCGCAAGAAGCACATTACCACGAAGTATTTGTTTTAG
- the lola gene encoding longitudinals lacking protein, isoforms H/M/V isoform X11 — protein MDDDQQFCLRWNNHQSTLISVFDTLLENETLVDCTLAAEGKFLKAHKVVLSACSPYFATLLQEQYDKHPIFILKDVKYQELRAMMDYMYRGEVNISQDQLAALLKAAESLQIKGLSDNRTGGGSAPKPESTQQQQHHRGKLSGAYTLEQTKRARLATGGAMDASGDVSGSREGSSSPSRRRRKVRRRSMENDAHDNSNSSVLQAVASNQSILQQTGAGLAVSALVSTQLSSGSAAGTSSQASNQQQQPLTSTNVTKKTESAKLTSSTAAPASGTAASVSAQQQQAQQAQTTSDAINTENVQAQSQGGAQGGVEGDDEDMDEASAVGGASAISGPNPASASASAAVHTGVVVKQLASVVDKSSSNHKQQKIKDNSVSSVGSEMVIEPKAEYDDDAHDENVEDLTLDEEDMTMEELDQTAGTSQGGEGSSQTYAWQHDRSQDELGLMAQDAQQRDPQDAMVVPRITSVRGGSQRLAGKRANISIASASSAATISRRKCKSTSTSSSHRHTSSSGGGDGCDAQPRASTSASASSSKSPKSADATASAPYVCQTCGRRYQVLGTLTRHMRKECNQPKKYVCGMCGRGFHYNFKLQDHYYYVHKGVPQAGLVKIDKRRDKEKEDRK, from the exons ATGGATGACGATCAGCAGTTCTGCCTGCGGTGGAACAACCACCAGAGCACTCTGATCAGCGTGTTCGACACGTTGCTGGAGAACGAGACTCTAGTCGATTGCACGCTAGCCGCCGAGGGCAAATTTCTCAAGGCCCACAAGGTGGTGCTGTCAGCATGCAGTCCTTACTTTGCT ACCTTACTTCAAGAACAGTACGACAAGCATCCCATCTTCATACTCAAGGATGTCAAGTACCAGGAGCTGCGTGCCATGATGGACTACATGTACCGCGGCGAGGTCAATATCTCGCAGGATCAGCTGGCCGCTTTGCTCAAGGCCGCAGAGTCGCTGCAGATCAAGGGTCTGTCTGACAATCGCACTGGCGGTGGATCGGCACCCAAGCCGGAGTCcacacagcaacagcagcatcatcgcGGCAAGCTTAGTGGCGCCTACACACTAGAGCAGACAAAGCGCGCCCGCCTGGCCACCGGCGGTGCGATGGATGCGTCTGGTGATGTGTCGGGTTCACGCGAGGGCTCTTCGAGTCCTTCGCGTCGTCGCCGGAAAGTCAGACGTCGCAGCATGGAAAATG ATGCCCACGACAACTCCAACTCGTCCGTGTTACAAGCCGTCGCCTCGAATCAGTCAATCCTCCAACAGACGGGCGCTGGGCTCGCGGTCTCCGCTTTGGTCAGCACCCAGCTGTCGAGTGGATCGGCAGCCGGAACCAGCAGCCAAGCGTCgaaccagcaacagcagccattGACCAGCACCAACGTTACCAAAAAGACTGAAAGCGCTAAACTAACATCCTCGACAGCCGCACCTGCGAGCGGAACAGCTGCGTCAGTGTCCGCCCAACAACAGCAGGCCCAACAGGCGCAGACCACAAGCGATGCCATTAATACCGAGAATGTACAAGCCCAGAGCCAAGGCGGCGCCCAAGGCGGCGTCGAAGGTGATGACGAGGACATGGATGAAGCAAGCGCCGTTGGCGGTGCAAGTGCCATCAGTGGTCCCAATCctgcctccgcctccgcctctgCAGCCGTTCATACCGGAGTTGTGGTCAAGCAGTTGGCCAGCGTTGTGGACAAATCGTCGTCAAATCATAAACAACAGAAGATCAAAGACAACAGCGTGTCGTCGGTGGGCTCTGAGATGGTGATTGAACCCAAAGCCGAATACGACGATGATGCGCACGATGAGAACGTAGAGGATTTGACATTGGACGAGGAGGACATGACAATGGAAGAGCTGGACCAGACGGCCGGCACCAGCCAGGGTGGTGAAGGATCTAGTCAAA CATATGCATGGCAGCACGACAGATCTCAGGATGAACTTGGACTAATGGCACAGGATGCGCAGCAACGGGATCCCCAAG ACGCAATGGTTGTGCCCCGAATCACGTCGGTTCGCGGTGGCTCCCAGCGGTTGGCCGGAAAAAGGGCCAACATTTCCATTGCGTCCGCTTCGAGTGCTGCCACGATATCCAGGCGAAAGTGCAAATCCACCAGCACCTCATCATCGCACAG ACACACCAGTAGCAGCGGTGGAGGAGATGGTTGTGACGCCCAGCCCCGTGCCTCTACATCCGCCTCTGCATCCTCATCAAAGTCTCCAAAATCGGCGGATGCGACAGCGAGTGCTCCTTATGTGTGCCAGACTTGCGGTCGTCGCTATCAGGTTTTGGGCACTTTGACGCGTCACATGCGCAAAGAGTGCAATCAGCCGAAGAAGTACGTGTGCGGCATGTGCGGTCGTGGCTTTCACTATAATTTCAAGCTACAAGATCACTACTACTATGTCCACAAAGGCGTTCCACAAGCGGGATTAGTTAAGATCGATAAGAGAAGagacaaggagaaggaggataGGAAATAA
- the lola gene encoding longitudinals lacking protein, isoforms H/M/V isoform X21, whose product MDDDQQFCLRWNNHQSTLISVFDTLLENETLVDCTLAAEGKFLKAHKVVLSACSPYFATLLQEQYDKHPIFILKDVKYQELRAMMDYMYRGEVNISQDQLAALLKAAESLQIKGLSDNRTGGGSAPKPESTQQQQHHRGKLSGAYTLEQTKRARLATGGAMDASGDVSGSREGSSSPSRRRRKVRRRSMENDAHDNSNSSVLQAVASNQSILQQTGAGLAVSALVSTQLSSGSAAGTSSQASNQQQQPLTSTNVTKKTESAKLTSSTAAPASGTAASVSAQQQQAQQAQTTSDAINTENVQAQSQGGAQGGVEGDDEDMDEASAVGGASAISGPNPASASASAAVHTGVVVKQLASVVDKSSSNHKQQKIKDNSVSSVGSEMVIEPKAEYDDDAHDENVEDLTLDEEDMTMEELDQTAGTSQGGEGSSQTYAWQHDRSQDELGLMAQDAQQRDPQDMFYKPKTVVVVLPHLLHLPTTTTPISTTYYPHTTICDDRTVPS is encoded by the exons ATGGATGACGATCAGCAGTTCTGCCTGCGGTGGAACAACCACCAGAGCACTCTGATCAGCGTGTTCGACACGTTGCTGGAGAACGAGACTCTAGTCGATTGCACGCTAGCCGCCGAGGGCAAATTTCTCAAGGCCCACAAGGTGGTGCTGTCAGCATGCAGTCCTTACTTTGCT ACCTTACTTCAAGAACAGTACGACAAGCATCCCATCTTCATACTCAAGGATGTCAAGTACCAGGAGCTGCGTGCCATGATGGACTACATGTACCGCGGCGAGGTCAATATCTCGCAGGATCAGCTGGCCGCTTTGCTCAAGGCCGCAGAGTCGCTGCAGATCAAGGGTCTGTCTGACAATCGCACTGGCGGTGGATCGGCACCCAAGCCGGAGTCcacacagcaacagcagcatcatcgcGGCAAGCTTAGTGGCGCCTACACACTAGAGCAGACAAAGCGCGCCCGCCTGGCCACCGGCGGTGCGATGGATGCGTCTGGTGATGTGTCGGGTTCACGCGAGGGCTCTTCGAGTCCTTCGCGTCGTCGCCGGAAAGTCAGACGTCGCAGCATGGAAAATG ATGCCCACGACAACTCCAACTCGTCCGTGTTACAAGCCGTCGCCTCGAATCAGTCAATCCTCCAACAGACGGGCGCTGGGCTCGCGGTCTCCGCTTTGGTCAGCACCCAGCTGTCGAGTGGATCGGCAGCCGGAACCAGCAGCCAAGCGTCgaaccagcaacagcagccattGACCAGCACCAACGTTACCAAAAAGACTGAAAGCGCTAAACTAACATCCTCGACAGCCGCACCTGCGAGCGGAACAGCTGCGTCAGTGTCCGCCCAACAACAGCAGGCCCAACAGGCGCAGACCACAAGCGATGCCATTAATACCGAGAATGTACAAGCCCAGAGCCAAGGCGGCGCCCAAGGCGGCGTCGAAGGTGATGACGAGGACATGGATGAAGCAAGCGCCGTTGGCGGTGCAAGTGCCATCAGTGGTCCCAATCctgcctccgcctccgcctctgCAGCCGTTCATACCGGAGTTGTGGTCAAGCAGTTGGCCAGCGTTGTGGACAAATCGTCGTCAAATCATAAACAACAGAAGATCAAAGACAACAGCGTGTCGTCGGTGGGCTCTGAGATGGTGATTGAACCCAAAGCCGAATACGACGATGATGCGCACGATGAGAACGTAGAGGATTTGACATTGGACGAGGAGGACATGACAATGGAAGAGCTGGACCAGACGGCCGGCACCAGCCAGGGTGGTGAAGGATCTAGTCAAA CATATGCATGGCAGCACGACAGATCTCAGGATGAACTTGGACTAATGGCACAGGATGCGCAGCAACGGGATCCCCAAG
- the lola gene encoding longitudinals lacking protein, isoforms H/M/V isoform X7: MDDDQQFCLRWNNHQSTLISVFDTLLENETLVDCTLAAEGKFLKAHKVVLSACSPYFATLLQEQYDKHPIFILKDVKYQELRAMMDYMYRGEVNISQDQLAALLKAAESLQIKGLSDNRTGGGSAPKPESTQQQQHHRGKLSGAYTLEQTKRARLATGGAMDASGDVSGSREGSSSPSRRRRKVRRRSMENDAHDNSNSSVLQAVASNQSILQQTGAGLAVSALVSTQLSSGSAAGTSSQASNQQQQPLTSTNVTKKTESAKLTSSTAAPASGTAASVSAQQQQAQQAQTTSDAINTENVQAQSQGGAQGGVEGDDEDMDEASAVGGASAISGPNPASASASAAVHTGVVVKQLASVVDKSSSNHKQQKIKDNSVSSVGSEMVIEPKAEYDDDAHDENVEDLTLDEEDMTMEELDQTAGTSQGGEGSSQTYAWQHDRSQDELGLMAQDAQQRDPQGLHQLIDDSSSSQQPPNHVLNGGSNSTKQELVDGSSDDFPRGSGSGLHHFQAPQFDHFHGLLAGGNGGVVGVGVGVGGAGLGQEESFTCPQCYRTYRRHGTLRRHLRQECGKGKSMVCSVCGHRTKRADHLRQHVRKKHPEIAMRSLFKRQQRAAAAAASSAGEDNQTAEGEQKPEIVDLVDMLDDAAAGDEDQQPHAFLVDDDDEDEAVDYPHLQQHQVEESRTSSYYRHALLQQALQQVAAAAAVVASGGSSNSTTSSSAELLKGEGL; encoded by the exons ATGGATGACGATCAGCAGTTCTGCCTGCGGTGGAACAACCACCAGAGCACTCTGATCAGCGTGTTCGACACGTTGCTGGAGAACGAGACTCTAGTCGATTGCACGCTAGCCGCCGAGGGCAAATTTCTCAAGGCCCACAAGGTGGTGCTGTCAGCATGCAGTCCTTACTTTGCT ACCTTACTTCAAGAACAGTACGACAAGCATCCCATCTTCATACTCAAGGATGTCAAGTACCAGGAGCTGCGTGCCATGATGGACTACATGTACCGCGGCGAGGTCAATATCTCGCAGGATCAGCTGGCCGCTTTGCTCAAGGCCGCAGAGTCGCTGCAGATCAAGGGTCTGTCTGACAATCGCACTGGCGGTGGATCGGCACCCAAGCCGGAGTCcacacagcaacagcagcatcatcgcGGCAAGCTTAGTGGCGCCTACACACTAGAGCAGACAAAGCGCGCCCGCCTGGCCACCGGCGGTGCGATGGATGCGTCTGGTGATGTGTCGGGTTCACGCGAGGGCTCTTCGAGTCCTTCGCGTCGTCGCCGGAAAGTCAGACGTCGCAGCATGGAAAATG ATGCCCACGACAACTCCAACTCGTCCGTGTTACAAGCCGTCGCCTCGAATCAGTCAATCCTCCAACAGACGGGCGCTGGGCTCGCGGTCTCCGCTTTGGTCAGCACCCAGCTGTCGAGTGGATCGGCAGCCGGAACCAGCAGCCAAGCGTCgaaccagcaacagcagccattGACCAGCACCAACGTTACCAAAAAGACTGAAAGCGCTAAACTAACATCCTCGACAGCCGCACCTGCGAGCGGAACAGCTGCGTCAGTGTCCGCCCAACAACAGCAGGCCCAACAGGCGCAGACCACAAGCGATGCCATTAATACCGAGAATGTACAAGCCCAGAGCCAAGGCGGCGCCCAAGGCGGCGTCGAAGGTGATGACGAGGACATGGATGAAGCAAGCGCCGTTGGCGGTGCAAGTGCCATCAGTGGTCCCAATCctgcctccgcctccgcctctgCAGCCGTTCATACCGGAGTTGTGGTCAAGCAGTTGGCCAGCGTTGTGGACAAATCGTCGTCAAATCATAAACAACAGAAGATCAAAGACAACAGCGTGTCGTCGGTGGGCTCTGAGATGGTGATTGAACCCAAAGCCGAATACGACGATGATGCGCACGATGAGAACGTAGAGGATTTGACATTGGACGAGGAGGACATGACAATGGAAGAGCTGGACCAGACGGCCGGCACCAGCCAGGGTGGTGAAGGATCTAGTCAAA CATATGCATGGCAGCACGACAGATCTCAGGATGAACTTGGACTAATGGCACAGGATGCGCAGCAACGGGATCCCCAAG gCCTGCATCAGCTGATAGACGACTCCTCATCCAGTCAACAACCACCGAATCATGTCCTCAAtggcggcagcaacagcaccaagCAGGAGCTAGTGGATGGCAGCAGTGATGACTTTCCTcggggatcgggatcgggattgCATCACTTTCAGGCCCCACAATTTGATCATTTTCATGGACTCTTAGCCGGCGGTAATGGGGGAGTGGTCGGAGTGGGCGTAGGAGTAGGAGGAGCAGGCCTTGGCCAAGAGGAGAGTTTCACCTGTCCGCAGTGCTATAGGACGTACCGCAGACACGGCACCTTGCGTCGCCACCTGCGACAGGAATGTGGCAAGGGCAAGAGCATGGTATGCTCTGTGTGTGGCCATCGCACCAAGCGAGCGGATCACCTGCGCCAGCATGTGCGCAAGAAGCATCCAGAGATTGCGATGCGATCGCTCTTTAAGCGCCAGCAGAGAGCTGCCGCAGCGGCAGCCTCATCGGCCGGAGAAGATAATCAGACGGCAGAGGGCGAGCAAAAGCCGGAAATTGTGGATCTGGTGGATATGCTGGAcgatgcagcagcaggagatgAGGATCAGCAGCCACATGCCTTTCTAgtcgatgatgatgacgaagACGAAGCCGTAGACTATCCTCACCTTCAGCAGCACCAAGTGGAGGAGAGCAGGACCTCCAGTTATTATCGTCATGCTCTGCTGCAGCAGGCGTTACAGCAggtggcagcggcggcggcagtggtGGCCAGCGGCGGCTCCTCCAACTctaccacctcctcctccgcaGAGCTCCTGAAGGGAGAGGGATTGTAG
- the lola gene encoding longitudinals lacking protein, isoforms H/M/V isoform X10 has protein sequence MDDDQQFCLRWNNHQSTLISVFDTLLENETLVDCTLAAEGKFLKAHKVVLSACSPYFATLLQEQYDKHPIFILKDVKYQELRAMMDYMYRGEVNISQDQLAALLKAAESLQIKGLSDNRTGGGSAPKPESTQQQQHHRGKLSGAYTLEQTKRARLATGGAMDASGDVSGSREGSSSPSRRRRKVRRRSMENDAHDNSNSSVLQAVASNQSILQQTGAGLAVSALVSTQLSSGSAAGTSSQASNQQQQPLTSTNVTKKTESAKLTSSTAAPASGTAASVSAQQQQAQQAQTTSDAINTENVQAQSQGGAQGGVEGDDEDMDEASAVGGASAISGPNPASASASAAVHTGVVVKQLASVVDKSSSNHKQQKIKDNSVSSVGSEMVIEPKAEYDDDAHDENVEDLTLDEEDMTMEELDQTAGTSQGGEGSSQTYAWQHDRSQDELGLMAQDAQQRDPQDLRTLYCNYATAVIAAANAASKKPAMEEEQQNHLNQQQHHHHHQISNSNSSEVCEPEVTIRRMYKCGNSGQAEHIVNHLQPAAVSQNQHQQQLHGSASNCTGCHMSAAAASFQLANLLNTSIRSTSSSKPQRNHSHSTGNNSNASGNSNTNATNNRSSSSSSINSASKKPPSVQFHCEFCNFSCSWRYDLKLHLRQKHGIHQLKKV, from the exons ATGGATGACGATCAGCAGTTCTGCCTGCGGTGGAACAACCACCAGAGCACTCTGATCAGCGTGTTCGACACGTTGCTGGAGAACGAGACTCTAGTCGATTGCACGCTAGCCGCCGAGGGCAAATTTCTCAAGGCCCACAAGGTGGTGCTGTCAGCATGCAGTCCTTACTTTGCT ACCTTACTTCAAGAACAGTACGACAAGCATCCCATCTTCATACTCAAGGATGTCAAGTACCAGGAGCTGCGTGCCATGATGGACTACATGTACCGCGGCGAGGTCAATATCTCGCAGGATCAGCTGGCCGCTTTGCTCAAGGCCGCAGAGTCGCTGCAGATCAAGGGTCTGTCTGACAATCGCACTGGCGGTGGATCGGCACCCAAGCCGGAGTCcacacagcaacagcagcatcatcgcGGCAAGCTTAGTGGCGCCTACACACTAGAGCAGACAAAGCGCGCCCGCCTGGCCACCGGCGGTGCGATGGATGCGTCTGGTGATGTGTCGGGTTCACGCGAGGGCTCTTCGAGTCCTTCGCGTCGTCGCCGGAAAGTCAGACGTCGCAGCATGGAAAATG ATGCCCACGACAACTCCAACTCGTCCGTGTTACAAGCCGTCGCCTCGAATCAGTCAATCCTCCAACAGACGGGCGCTGGGCTCGCGGTCTCCGCTTTGGTCAGCACCCAGCTGTCGAGTGGATCGGCAGCCGGAACCAGCAGCCAAGCGTCgaaccagcaacagcagccattGACCAGCACCAACGTTACCAAAAAGACTGAAAGCGCTAAACTAACATCCTCGACAGCCGCACCTGCGAGCGGAACAGCTGCGTCAGTGTCCGCCCAACAACAGCAGGCCCAACAGGCGCAGACCACAAGCGATGCCATTAATACCGAGAATGTACAAGCCCAGAGCCAAGGCGGCGCCCAAGGCGGCGTCGAAGGTGATGACGAGGACATGGATGAAGCAAGCGCCGTTGGCGGTGCAAGTGCCATCAGTGGTCCCAATCctgcctccgcctccgcctctgCAGCCGTTCATACCGGAGTTGTGGTCAAGCAGTTGGCCAGCGTTGTGGACAAATCGTCGTCAAATCATAAACAACAGAAGATCAAAGACAACAGCGTGTCGTCGGTGGGCTCTGAGATGGTGATTGAACCCAAAGCCGAATACGACGATGATGCGCACGATGAGAACGTAGAGGATTTGACATTGGACGAGGAGGACATGACAATGGAAGAGCTGGACCAGACGGCCGGCACCAGCCAGGGTGGTGAAGGATCTAGTCAAA CATATGCATGGCAGCACGACAGATCTCAGGATGAACTTGGACTAATGGCACAGGATGCGCAGCAACGGGATCCCCAAG ATTTAAGGACGCTTTACTGTAATTATGCCACGGCAGTTATAGCAGCGGCCAATGCGGCCAGCAAGAAGCCGGCTatggaggaggagcaacagAATCACctcaaccagcagcagcatcatcatcatcatcaaatcAGTAACAGCAATAGCAGTGAGGTTTGTGAGCCCGAAGTAACGATACGCAGAATGTACAAATGCGGCAACTCGGGTCAAGCGGAGCACATTGTCAATCACTTGCAGCCGGCGGCGGTTAGCCAGaatcagcaccagcagcaactgcaTGGCAGCGCCAGCAACTGCACCGGCTGTCACATGTCAGCGGCAGCCGCATCCTTTCAGTTGGCCAATCTGCTGAACACCAGCATACgaagcaccagcagcagcaaaccgCAGCGCAACCACAGTCATAGCAcaggcaacaacagcaatgcGAGTGGCAACAGCAATACGAACGCCACGAacaacagaagcagcagcagcagtagcatcAATTCAGCGAGCAAGAAACCGCCCAGCGTCCAGTTCCATTGCGAATTCTGCAACTTTAGCTGCTCGTGGCGCTACGATCTGAAACTGCATTTGCGACAGAAGCATGGCATTCATCAGCTGAAGAAAGTCTAG